A part of Arthrobacter dokdonellae genomic DNA contains:
- a CDS encoding MFS transporter — protein MNVDATTEPAYATGAPTRTPARGRWIHGWDAEDVQQWEGGGRTIAQRNLRWSIACEFLGFVVWQLWSIVVVYLPAAGFHFSSSELFWLISVPSLVGATLRIPYTFMVARFGGRNWTVVSALLLLAPTTGLAVCVANPGTPFGAMLAVAALAGLGGGNFASSMANITYFFPAREKGWALGLNAAGGNLGAAVAQLMVPVAVTAFAAGALKLPLAGLLWVPLILVAAWGAWKCMDNLSSAKSDIAGSLACLREPHLWILALLYVGTFGSFIGFSAVFPKLIVDTFGPHVGFSLGTATISLAFLGALVGSLARPWGGRLADRWGGARVTVACFAVLALTALTQMLTLPLGSFPLFIGLFLVLFAAAGAGNGSTYRMIPVVFAIRARSQDARTQGAVSQGAVSAARRASAALGLISALGAYGGFLVPQVLNASRLASGSYAGAFIGFVAAYLLLMGLTWFVYLRRSPTSLAGV, from the coding sequence GTGAACGTCGACGCAACTACGGAGCCGGCCTACGCCACCGGGGCGCCCACCAGGACTCCGGCAAGGGGCCGGTGGATCCACGGCTGGGACGCCGAGGACGTGCAGCAATGGGAGGGCGGCGGCCGCACCATTGCGCAAAGGAACCTGCGCTGGTCCATCGCCTGCGAATTCCTCGGCTTTGTGGTCTGGCAGCTGTGGTCGATCGTGGTGGTGTACCTGCCCGCAGCCGGCTTCCACTTCAGCTCCTCCGAACTCTTTTGGCTGATTTCCGTCCCGTCCCTGGTGGGCGCCACGTTGCGCATCCCCTACACCTTCATGGTGGCGCGCTTCGGAGGCCGTAACTGGACCGTCGTCTCCGCACTTCTGCTGCTGGCCCCCACGACGGGACTGGCCGTTTGCGTGGCCAACCCGGGCACCCCGTTCGGTGCCATGCTGGCCGTTGCCGCGCTGGCCGGCCTGGGCGGCGGCAACTTCGCCAGTTCCATGGCCAACATCACCTACTTCTTCCCGGCTCGCGAGAAGGGATGGGCGCTGGGACTTAACGCTGCCGGCGGGAACCTTGGGGCCGCCGTCGCACAGCTCATGGTCCCGGTGGCCGTCACGGCGTTTGCGGCGGGCGCACTCAAGCTGCCGCTGGCTGGCCTGTTGTGGGTGCCGCTGATCCTGGTCGCCGCGTGGGGCGCCTGGAAATGCATGGACAACCTCTCCAGCGCGAAGTCAGACATCGCGGGCTCGCTGGCCTGCCTCAGGGAACCCCATCTGTGGATCCTGGCCCTGCTCTACGTGGGCACCTTCGGCTCGTTCATCGGCTTTTCCGCCGTGTTCCCCAAGCTGATCGTGGACACCTTCGGCCCGCACGTCGGGTTCAGTCTCGGCACCGCCACCATCTCGCTGGCCTTCCTGGGCGCGCTGGTCGGTTCGCTGGCCCGGCCCTGGGGCGGCAGGCTGGCCGACCGCTGGGGCGGCGCGCGCGTCACGGTGGCCTGCTTCGCCGTCCTGGCCCTCACCGCCCTGACGCAAATGCTGACGCTCCCGCTGGGCAGCTTCCCGCTGTTCATCGGCCTGTTCCTGGTCCTGTTTGCGGCCGCCGGCGCCGGCAACGGCTCCACATACCGCATGATCCCGGTGGTCTTCGCCATCCGCGCGCGCAGCCAGGACGCACGCACCCAGGGCGCGGTCAGCCAGGGCGCGGTCAGTGCGGCCCGCCGCGCGTCGGCCGCACTCGGCCTGATTTCCGCCCTCGGCGCGTATGGCGGCTTCCTGGTCCCGCAGGTCCTCAACGCGTCCCGACTGGCCAGCGGCAGTTATGCCGGCGCCTTCATCGGGTTCGTGGCCGCATACCTGCTGCTCATGGGCCTGACGTGGTTTGTGTACCTGCGCCGCTCCCCCACCTCGCTGGCCGGCGTCTGA
- a CDS encoding MFS transporter has translation MSIPHTAAPIAVPNPDTANTRGRVIVASLIGTTIEFYDFYVYATAAVLVFPALFFPNADVTTQLLSSFAIFGVAFVARPLGSIIFGHFGDKVGRKGTLVASLLTMGVATFLIGCLPTALVPGWTFWAPALLVVMRFMQGLALGGEWSGAALLATENAPEGKRAIWGTFPQMGAPIGFILANGIFLALSFTLTTAQFAAWGWRLPFLLSAVMVIIGLWVRLKLVETPAFQRVIDQGEVSKLPVGRVFSTSWRPLILGTFVMLATYVVFYLMTTFTLSYGTAPATLEAAKAKAAAAGKTMTPEAINNFVAGLGYTRNEFLIMLIVGVVFFGIFTLVAGPLAEKYGRRKMLLWVTAAIIVFGFTFVPLFGAGTVGVMALLIIGFTLMGLTFGPMGALLPELFPTNVRYTGSAVSYNMSSILGAALAPFVSVALWQAAGGSTVLVGLYLSAMAVLTLIALLVMKETRDLEYVSNVS, from the coding sequence ATGAGCATCCCCCACACCGCGGCGCCAATCGCGGTCCCCAATCCGGACACGGCCAACACGCGCGGCCGCGTGATCGTGGCCAGCCTGATCGGCACCACCATCGAGTTTTACGACTTTTACGTGTACGCCACGGCTGCCGTCCTGGTCTTCCCCGCGTTGTTCTTCCCCAACGCCGACGTCACCACGCAGCTGCTGAGCTCCTTCGCGATCTTCGGCGTCGCATTCGTCGCCCGCCCGCTGGGCTCCATCATCTTCGGCCACTTTGGCGACAAGGTGGGCCGCAAGGGCACCCTGGTGGCGTCGCTGCTGACCATGGGCGTCGCGACGTTCCTGATCGGCTGCCTGCCGACGGCGCTGGTGCCCGGCTGGACGTTCTGGGCCCCGGCGCTGCTGGTGGTCATGCGCTTCATGCAGGGCCTGGCCCTGGGCGGGGAGTGGAGCGGGGCGGCGCTGCTGGCCACCGAAAACGCCCCGGAGGGCAAGCGCGCCATCTGGGGAACCTTCCCACAGATGGGCGCCCCCATCGGCTTCATCCTGGCCAACGGCATCTTCCTGGCCCTCAGCTTCACGCTGACCACCGCGCAGTTCGCCGCCTGGGGTTGGCGCCTGCCGTTCCTGCTCAGCGCCGTCATGGTCATCATCGGGCTGTGGGTCCGCCTCAAACTGGTGGAAACCCCGGCCTTCCAAAGAGTCATCGATCAGGGCGAGGTGTCCAAGCTGCCCGTGGGACGCGTCTTTTCGACGAGCTGGCGCCCGCTCATCCTGGGCACCTTCGTCATGCTGGCCACCTATGTGGTGTTCTACCTGATGACCACGTTCACGCTCTCCTACGGGACCGCGCCGGCCACGCTGGAGGCAGCCAAGGCGAAGGCCGCCGCAGCGGGGAAGACCATGACGCCGGAGGCCATCAACAACTTCGTGGCCGGACTGGGGTACACGCGCAACGAGTTCCTGATCATGCTGATCGTCGGTGTCGTGTTCTTCGGCATCTTCACGCTGGTGGCCGGGCCGCTGGCTGAAAAGTACGGCCGCCGGAAGATGCTGCTGTGGGTCACCGCCGCCATCATCGTCTTCGGCTTCACGTTCGTGCCGCTGTTCGGCGCGGGCACGGTGGGGGTCATGGCACTGCTGATCATCGGTTTCACCCTGATGGGCCTCACGTTCGGGCCCATGGGTGCGCTGCTGCCCGAGCTGTTCCCCACGAACGTCCGCTATACCGGCTCCGCCGTCAGCTACAACATGTCCAGCATCCTGGGCGCCGCGCTGGCCCCGTTCGTGTCCGTGGCACTGTGGCAGGCGGCCGGCGGCAGCACCGTCCTGGTGGGACTGTACCTTTCGGCGATGGCCGTCCTGACCCTCATCGCGCTGCTGGTCATGAAGGAAACCCGCGACCTGGAGTACGTTTCCAACGTCAGCTGA
- a CDS encoding acetyl/propionyl/methylcrotonyl-CoA carboxylase subunit alpha has protein sequence MTNSQPAGASPLSKVLIANRGEIAVRIIRAARDEGIASVAVYAEPDRESLHVRMADEAFALGGTTAAESYLVIDKILDAARRSGADSVHPGYGFLAENAEFAQKVIDAGLTWIGPPPEAIDALGDKVKARHIAEKVGAPLVPGTKNPVESTQEVLDFADEFGLPLAIKAAYGGGGRGIKVVRSREEIPELYESAVREAVAAFGRGECFVERFLDSPRHVETQCLADAAGNVVVVSTRDCSLQRRNQKLVEEAPAPFLTDEQIARLYESSKAILKEAKYVGAGTCEFLVGTDGTISFLEVNTRLQVEHTISEEVTGIDLVREQFRIARGEEVGYGDPEVRGHSFEFRINGEDPGRGFMPAPGTVSRITLPTGPGIRVDSGITEGEVVGGNFDSMLAKLIVTGATREQALQRAGRALAEMEIGGIPTVLPFDRAVVVDPAFAPAGGAPFTIHTRWIETEFNNTIPAFDLAAAAEAADDAGTRQSVTVEVGGRRLEVTLPASFAVGNSAGGAAAKKAKKSGRNRNAGPAAANGNALTSPMQGTIVKVAVADGDVVAEGDLIVVLEAMKMEQPLTAHRAGTVTGLGAAAGDTVSAGAVLATIED, from the coding sequence GTGACCAATTCACAGCCGGCAGGCGCCAGCCCGCTCAGCAAAGTCCTGATCGCCAACCGCGGCGAAATTGCCGTCCGCATCATCCGCGCGGCCCGCGACGAGGGCATTGCCTCCGTGGCTGTCTACGCCGAACCGGACAGGGAGTCCCTGCACGTGCGCATGGCCGACGAGGCGTTCGCCCTCGGCGGCACCACCGCGGCGGAGTCCTATCTGGTCATCGACAAGATCCTTGACGCGGCCCGCCGTTCCGGCGCGGACTCCGTGCACCCCGGCTACGGCTTCCTGGCCGAAAACGCCGAGTTCGCCCAGAAGGTCATCGACGCCGGCCTGACCTGGATCGGCCCGCCCCCGGAGGCCATCGACGCACTGGGTGACAAGGTCAAGGCCCGCCACATCGCCGAAAAGGTGGGCGCGCCGCTGGTCCCGGGCACCAAGAACCCGGTCGAATCCACGCAGGAAGTCCTCGACTTCGCCGACGAGTTCGGCCTGCCGCTGGCCATCAAGGCGGCGTACGGCGGAGGCGGCCGCGGCATCAAGGTGGTCCGCAGCCGCGAGGAAATCCCCGAACTGTACGAATCCGCAGTGCGCGAGGCCGTCGCGGCGTTCGGCCGCGGCGAATGCTTTGTGGAACGCTTCCTCGACTCCCCCCGCCACGTCGAAACCCAGTGTCTGGCAGACGCGGCGGGCAACGTCGTCGTTGTTTCCACGAGGGACTGCTCGTTGCAGCGCCGCAACCAAAAGCTGGTGGAGGAGGCCCCGGCTCCGTTCCTCACCGACGAGCAAATCGCGCGGCTTTACGAATCCTCAAAGGCCATCCTGAAGGAAGCCAAATACGTTGGCGCCGGAACCTGCGAATTCCTGGTCGGCACTGACGGCACCATCTCCTTCCTGGAGGTCAACACGCGCCTGCAGGTGGAGCACACCATCTCCGAGGAAGTCACGGGGATCGACCTGGTCCGTGAGCAGTTCCGCATCGCCCGCGGCGAGGAAGTCGGCTACGGGGATCCCGAAGTCCGCGGCCATTCCTTTGAGTTCCGCATCAACGGCGAGGACCCCGGCCGCGGCTTCATGCCGGCACCGGGCACGGTCTCGCGGATCACGCTGCCCACCGGCCCCGGCATCCGTGTCGACTCCGGCATCACCGAGGGCGAAGTGGTCGGCGGCAACTTCGACTCCATGCTGGCCAAACTGATCGTCACCGGCGCCACGCGCGAACAGGCCCTCCAGCGTGCCGGCCGCGCCCTGGCCGAAATGGAAATCGGCGGCATCCCCACCGTCCTGCCGTTCGACCGAGCCGTGGTCGTGGACCCCGCCTTCGCCCCCGCCGGCGGCGCCCCGTTCACCATCCACACCCGCTGGATCGAGACGGAATTCAACAACACCATCCCCGCCTTTGACCTGGCCGCCGCCGCGGAGGCCGCGGACGACGCCGGGACGCGCCAAAGCGTGACCGTCGAGGTGGGCGGCAGGCGGCTTGAGGTGACGCTGCCGGCGTCGTTCGCCGTAGGGAACAGCGCCGGCGGGGCCGCGGCGAAGAAGGCCAAGAAGTCCGGGCGCAACCGCAATGCCGGCCCGGCGGCCGCGAACGGCAACGCGCTGACCTCGCCCATGCAGGGCACCATCGTAAAGGTGGCCGTGGCCGACGGCGACGTCGTGGCCGAGGGCGACCTGATTGTGGTCCTGGAGGCCATGAAGATGGAGCAGCCGCTCACCGCGCACCGGGCAGGCACCGTCACGGGACTCGGCGCCGCCGCCGGCGACACCGTCTCCGCCGGCGCCGTCCTGGCCACCATCGAGGACTGA